From Cydia fagiglandana chromosome 6, ilCydFagi1.1, whole genome shotgun sequence, the proteins below share one genomic window:
- the LOC134665582 gene encoding argininosuccinate lyase: MSNTDRYQLWGGCFSEEPSAVLRRLNDSLAVDSRLYREDIAGSRAWARELHRSGHLSEQDNSAIQSGLDKVEKDIEKELSQSGRLNDPEEDIHSVVERRLHAHAGDAALRLHTARSRNDQSATDTRLWMLTSLPTLGATLKQLIEVLIKRARNELNIIAPGYTHLQRAQPIRWSQFLLSYAWGLRDDVMRLDEQMGRLSRCPLGSGAIAGCALPIDRSRLARSLGFQDITPNSMFAVSSRDHIVEFLNWAALCGLHLSRLSEDLIIYSSQEFGIVRLSDQFSTGSSLMPQKRNPDGLELVRGAAGLLLGNSFSFSCVLKGLPSTYNKDLQSDKEILFRSYDRLLDCIKVTAGTICTMEVNSSRAIRCLEPGMLATDLAHALVRRGVPFRRAHHLIGVALRRASELGVDLQGLPHNEYVAISPEFGTEKELASLFSWESSVEQYSTAGGTAKQAVEHQLGALKDWLRGQPPCSPVPRPDETPYPCGLK; encoded by the exons ATGTCtaac acggacagatacCAGCTATGGGGCGGTTGCTTCTCCGAGGAGCCCTCAGCAGTACTACGGCGGCTGAACGACTCACTGGCAGTCGATTCCCGTTTGTACAGAGAAGATATCGCCGGCAGCCGGGCCTGGGCGCGCGAGTTACACCGTAGCGGACACCTGTCTGAACAAGATAACAGCGCCATCCAAAGTGGACTTGATAAA GTAGAAAAAGACATTGAAAAGGAGCTGTCCCAATCCGGTCGCCTCAACGACCCCGAAGAGGACATCCACTCAGTGGTGGAGCGGAGACTGCACGCGCACGCGGGCGATGCGGCGCTGCGCTTGCACACCGCACGTAGCCGCAACGACCAGTCAGCCACGGATACTAGGCTGTGGATGCTGACTTCACTGCCGACGCTGGGTGCCACTCTCAAGCAGCTTATTGag GTTCTAATCAAGCGAGCAAGGAACGAATTAAACATTATCGCTCCAGGTTATACGCATCTCCAACGTGCTCAACCAATTCGTTGGAGTCAATTCCTATTAAG CTATGCATGGGGTCTCCGTGACGACGTGATGAGACTGGACGAGCAGATGGGCCGTCTCTCGAGGTGTCCGCTGGGCAGCGGCGCCATAGCGGGTTGTGCGCTACCGATCGACCGCTCCAGGCTCGCTCGGTCCCTTGGATTCCAAGATATCACACCCAACTCCATGTTCGCCGTCTCTTCGCGAGATCATATTG TGGAGTTCCTAAACTGGGCGGCCCTATGTGGCTTGCACCTCAGCAGGCTATCGGAAGATTTAATCATTTATAGCTCGCAAGAATTTGGAATAGTCCGTCTTTCTGATCAATTTTCCACTGGCTCCAGTCTAATGCCTCAAAAGCGGAACCCCGATGGCTTGGAGCTGGTCCGAGGTGCCGCCGGTCTACTGCTTGGAAACAGTTTCTCGTTCAGCTGTGTACTTAAAGGACTACCGAGCACGTACAATAAGGACTTGCAGTCTGATAAAGAGATATTGTTCAGATCTTATGATAGATTGCTCGATTGTATCAAAGTCACCGCGGGGACTATTTGCACAATGGAG GTGAACAGTAGCAGGGCAATTAGGTGTCTCGAGCCGGGCATGCTGGCGACGGACTTAGCACACGCACTGGTGCGCCGTGGCGTGCCTTTCCGCCGCGCGCATCACTTGATCGGCGTTGCTTTACGCCGCGCCTCGGAGCTTGGCGTCGACTTGCAAGGATTGCCGCATAACGAATATGTTGCAATAAG TCCGGAATTCGGTACAGAGAAAGAGCTGGCCTCCTTGTTCTCGTGGGAATCAAGTGTGGAGCAGTACTCGACCGCGGGCGGGACAGCCAAGCAGGCCGTGGAGCACCAACTTGGAGCGCTGAAGGACTGGCTGCGAGGGCAGCCGCCCTGCTCCCCCGTCCCTAGGCCGGATGAAACGCCGTACCCTTGTggcctaaaataa